The genome window GGAAGTGGATCGTGACCGGCGGCATCCGGGCCGGCCACGCGCGGGGCTCGGGCTGGGCGCAGGTCTGGGACGCCGAAACCGGGGCGGCCGTCGGCGGCGAGCTCCGGCAGCGGTTCCGCATCGTCGCCGTCGACATCAGCCCGGACGAGACGCACGTCGCGACCGGGAGCTGGGACGCCACCGCCCGTCTGTGGGACCGGCAGACCTCCCAGCCGACGAGCCCGCCGATGAAGCACCTGGGGACCTGCCAGGAGGTCCGCTTCAGTCCGGATGGCCGGCAGCTCCTCAGCACCGCCCGCGACCGCGGCTACCTGTGGGACGCCGCCACCGGAGGGTCCCGCGGACAGCTGGTCGTTTCCCCCGGCGACACCTACGGCGCGGCGTTTCGTCCGGACGGCCGGCAGATCCTCCTGGCGGGAGTCGAGCCGGCGACGTGGATCTGGAATCTCGCGGAGGACCTCGACGGGCTGGTCTTTCCGGACAAGAAGGAGGCCGCGGCTTCGGCGAGCGGCCTGGGATTCTCGCCGGACGGCCGCTGGGGGATCTCGGACGGCTATGTCTTCGACACCGCGACTCGCCGCGAAGCCGGGCCGCTCATTCCGAACGGGCCGGAGTACAACGCCCAGTTCTCCCCCGATGGAACGCGGTTCGTGACCGGCTCGCGCTCTGGCCGGACGCAGGTCTTTTCCCTGGAGCCCCGCCAGCCCGTCGGCAAGCCGCTTCAGCACGGCGGCCTGATCGTCGCGGCGGTCTTCAGTCCCGACGGCGAGCGGGTCGGGACCTCCAGCCACGACAACACCGCCCGTCTCTGGTCCGCCGAGACGGGGGAGCCGATCGGCGCCGTGATGTCGCACCCGACCCGCGTCTGGGGGGCTGCCTTCCAGCCGCACGGCGATCTGTTCGTCACCATCTGCGAGGACAACCGCATCCGCTTCTGGAACGGCCGGACCGGAGAGCGCTCGGGGCAGCCGATCGAAATCGCGGACCGGGGCTACGACCTCGCCTTCAGCCCCGACGGCCGCCGCCTCGCCACCGGCAGCTTCGAGAACCTGGTCCGGTTCTGGGACGTCGAGACCCGCCGGGAGATCCGGGCCCCGCTGCAGCACGCGAGCCCGGTCAACCGCGTCGTCTTCTCGGCGGACGGCCGGTTCCTGGCGACCGGCTGTTTCGACAGCGGCGTCCGGCTCTGGAACCTGCAGGACGGCCGGCGGATCGGCCCGGTCGGCTGGCACGACGGTCAGGTGATCGGCCTCGCCCTCCGCGGGGACGCCTCAATGCTCCTCGCCGGCACGGAACACGCCCATGCGAGAATTCAGAACCTCCCCGGCCCCCTCACGGCCCCCGCCGACGACATCGAGCGGTCAATCAACATCGCCTCGCGCCAGGAGCTGACCCCCGAAAACGTCCTCCGGCCGATCGACCTGCCCCAGTGGACGACCAGAAAGTCGACCGCCGAGGTTCGCTGAGGACGTGTCGCCGGTGACCGGACGTCCGGGGAGTCTGAGCGACGCACGCTGGCCCGAGTCTTCGAAACCGGGCATCCCGCTCTCGGCGGCGTGACCGGGTGATGCGGCCCGCCCGAAGCGCACCACTCACCGCCCGTTCAACTTCTCCACCCCCGCCGAGCTGTGCAGGGCCCGCATCTCCTTGTCCGTGATCGCCCGGTTGAAGACTGCCAGGCCGCCGAACCGGCCCTTCGTCGCCTCTCCGGTGAACGAGCCGACCGCGTACCGCGCCCCGACCGTGAAGTCCGATCCCCCTCCGGGCTTCGTCGCCGCGTGCTTCTCCGCGTCGTAGCGGAAGATCCCCCGCCCGTGGTAGTACGGGTTCAGCCCGCGGTCCTTGCCGTCGGGACCTTCCTCCGTGAAGTAGCGGTCGGTCCGCTTGTGCTTCTTCGGGTCGAGCGGCTGCTCGTCCAGCTCGCCGTTGATGTAGGCCCGGATGGACTTCGCGTCGTAGGTGAATCCCAGCGTGCACCACGTCTCCGTCGGGACGTCGTGGGCGGAGGCGGCGTAGTCGCAGCACCACGGGAACGCCGAGCCGTCCGCGCGGCGCGTCACGCCCCCTTCGCTCGAGATGTGCGGCGTCAGCTTGTTTGGTCCGCCGTAGGTCGGCATGTTCATCAGCAGCGAATACTGCCGCGTCCCGGTGTCGTCGTTGGCTCCCTTCCCCTCGCTCCACATCCCGGCGATCGTCCGGCTCTGCTTGAGGTCCACGATCCGCACGACCGCGAACAGGCTGACCTGCGCGTCCGGCCCGGCGATGTTGAGGTCCCCCGTCTCGGCGTACGGGATCTTCAGATACTGCCGCCCGTTGAACTCCGCCGCGTAGCCGGAGTACGGCCCCCCCTCGACGCGGGCGACCGGTCCCGACACCTCCTGCAGCGGATGGCGTTCCTTCGTCCCCGACGACACCCGCGGCTGTCCCGCCTCTTCGCCGAAGGTCCAGAACCCGACGAGCCCCGGCGTCTTCTCGACGACCGTCCGGTCCCCGACCGGCTCCGCGGCCGAAAGGACGGAGACGCTCATCGCCACGAGTGCGAGACAGGCGGACGAAAGACGGATGCGGAGCATGCGGGCGATGTCCTGCGGAGTCGGAAGACGGGAGAGGGAAACCGGGACGCGGTCGAAGGCCGCGCCCGCTCTCAACGAGGCTGAGAGGAGTTCAGGTTCAAAGGCTGCGGAGACGGCTTGGGCTTGGGGGGGAACGCCAGCCGGTACGCGGTCCGGATCCAGTCGCCGCGGGTCGTCGTGCCGTTTGCGGCGGGGAGGCCATCCGTCGGCAACGTGCGCTCGCGGGCGAGCGCCGTCCACCGGTCGGCGACCGCGGCTTCGAGCGGCCGGTCGAGCTGGGCGGCGTGGCCGGGAGTCGCTTCGTAGTACTGGCCGTGGAGCTTCGGGCCCCGCTGGCCCGGCTTCTTGGGCATCGGCTCCAGGCCATGCAGGCCGCCGACCGTTCCCCACCACTGGACCGCGGCGAAGTCCGCGTGTCCCGGCAGGACGTCCGAGACGTAGATCGTCGCCGAGCCGTGCGAGTGCAGCACCCGCTGCAGCGCGCCGATGTCGACCGACTGCACCGGTCCGCTCTTCTCAACCGCCAGCCCCGCCGCGTGGCCCGCCGCCTGGCCGAGCGACATCCAGATCGGCTCCAGCCGCAGGGCGCAGAACCCGACATGCGACGACGAGGCCGCAACCGGCACCAGCAGGTTCTCGACCTCCTTGGGGACGAGCGTTCCGTACGGAATCTGGTAGGGCGGGACCGGGTTGTAGAACTCGCCGCCATGCAGGCCGCCGAACCGCGGCCCCTCGTGATGCGTGCCGTGGCAGTTGTTCCCGTAGTCCCCCATCGCGATGGCGTCCGTGTGCAGGACCGCGCGGGCGTCGCCCGGGGCGTGCTCGCTGTCGCGCTGCGTGAAGACCCGCTGTCCCACCATCCGCCGCGCCTCGCGGACGTAGAGCTGCGGCGGCAGGTGGTTCGTCCGGTGAAACTCGTCCCGGCACCAGCCCCATTCGCGGGCCTCGCTGCGGAACGGCTCCGGGACCGCCTCGTCGTTCTGGAGGAAGTACAGCAGCCCTTCCTGGTCGCGGCGGTGGGCCTCAAAGATCTTCGCCCGGGTCGCCGCGT of Planctomyces sp. SH-PL14 contains these proteins:
- a CDS encoding FAD-dependent oxidoreductase; the protein is MRLLALLILFASTTAQLRAADTAEVIVYGATPGGIAATISAARQGCRVLLLDSERHLGGLVTSGLSHTDFHSFESLTGLFLEFAGRVEATYRETYGPDSPQVRDSFRGTFGEPRTNEVVFLNFLHEFPHVRFDVRGRLVDVTMSSKTGPRRITAITVLDEDGNRETLTARQFIDATYEGDLMAAAGVPWRAGREGQEEYNESLAPMKADGELQAYNFRWIMTKDPARRVTPAAPPGYRREDFAGVIDVLKSGKIERVFGYPRGCIFKAQTPPLPNGKYDINDVSTGLIRLSLPGQNLGWPDGDAATRAKIFEAHRRDQEGLLYFLQNDEAVPEPFRSEAREWGWCRDEFHRTNHLPPQLYVREARRMVGQRVFTQRDSEHAPGDARAVLHTDAIAMGDYGNNCHGTHHEGPRFGGLHGGEFYNPVPPYQIPYGTLVPKEVENLLVPVAASSSHVGFCALRLEPIWMSLGQAAGHAAGLAVEKSGPVQSVDIGALQRVLHSHGSATIYVSDVLPGHADFAAVQWWGTVGGLHGLEPMPKKPGQRGPKLHGQYYEATPGHAAQLDRPLEAAVADRWTALARERTLPTDGLPAANGTTTRGDWIRTAYRLAFPPKPKPSPQPLNLNSSQPR